In a single window of the Fibrobacter sp. UWB15 genome:
- a CDS encoding U32 family peptidase C-terminal domain-containing protein → MLPELLAPAGDLVRMKYAFAYGADAVYAGQPAFSLRARENGFKNLDDLAEGIEYAHRLGKKFYLTSNVIPRNVKVEAFQKALLAAIDLKPDALIVADPGFVGWLREVRPEVEIHLSVQANTTNYLAAKFWHDLGVSRVILSRELRLSEILEIKDRLPDLELEVFVHGAVCMSMSGRCMLSNWVTRRDANQGACDNSCRMPYRLFANPEPQCENYQEHEGKFSLQRTDRPELDPIALDEDTWGTYFMSSRDICAIDVIPELMAAGLDSFKIEGRTKSVYYLSQVVRAYRMAIDSCADQFAQGLPTESVKVSDESRRAISFVDGRGFMPGFLRGPLPQNYESTHEEAPGGCVAAQVLSYDAATNSCRVNVKTPFSIDDSLELMTPSGMAPCKVKAMKDFKGGDVDRLHPGTEGVVFLQENEKNLSISANFAFFVREIT, encoded by the coding sequence ATGCTACCTGAACTCCTTGCTCCTGCTGGCGACCTTGTTCGCATGAAGTACGCCTTCGCTTACGGCGCCGATGCCGTTTATGCGGGCCAGCCAGCCTTTTCGCTCCGTGCCCGCGAAAACGGATTCAAGAACTTGGACGACTTGGCCGAAGGTATTGAATACGCTCACCGCTTGGGTAAAAAGTTTTACCTCACCAGTAACGTGATTCCCCGTAACGTGAAGGTGGAGGCCTTCCAGAAGGCTTTGCTTGCCGCCATTGACTTGAAGCCCGATGCATTGATTGTGGCAGACCCTGGTTTTGTGGGTTGGCTTCGCGAAGTGCGACCCGAGGTCGAGATCCATTTGTCTGTGCAGGCGAACACCACGAACTACTTGGCGGCCAAGTTCTGGCACGATCTTGGTGTGAGCCGTGTGATTTTGAGCCGTGAACTTCGTTTGTCCGAGATTCTGGAAATTAAGGATCGTTTGCCGGATTTGGAATTGGAAGTCTTTGTGCACGGCGCGGTCTGTATGTCGATGTCCGGTCGTTGTATGCTCAGTAACTGGGTGACTCGCCGCGACGCAAACCAGGGTGCCTGCGATAACAGTTGCCGTATGCCGTATCGTTTGTTCGCAAACCCGGAGCCGCAGTGCGAAAACTATCAGGAGCATGAAGGCAAGTTCAGTCTGCAGCGTACTGACCGCCCGGAACTGGACCCGATTGCTTTGGACGAAGACACTTGGGGCACGTACTTCATGAGCAGCCGCGACATTTGCGCTATCGACGTGATTCCAGAACTGATGGCGGCGGGGCTTGATTCTTTTAAGATCGAAGGTCGAACCAAGTCGGTGTATTACTTGAGTCAGGTGGTGCGTGCCTACCGTATGGCGATAGATTCTTGTGCCGATCAGTTTGCACAGGGCTTGCCTACGGAATCGGTGAAGGTTTCCGACGAAAGCCGTCGCGCGATTTCCTTTGTGGATGGTCGCGGATTCATGCCGGGATTCCTGCGTGGCCCTCTGCCGCAGAACTACGAGTCTACACATGAAGAAGCTCCCGGTGGTTGCGTGGCAGCCCAGGTTCTGTCTTACGATGCAGCGACGAATTCTTGCCGCGTAAACGTCAAGACACCCTTCTCGATAGACGATTCTCTTGAACTGATGACACCTTCGGGAATGGCTCCTTGCAAGGTCAAAGCGATGAAGGATTTCAAGGGGGGAGACGTGGATCGCTTGCATCCAGGAACGGAGGGAGTTGTTTTCTTACAAGAAAATGAAAAAAATCTTTCAATTAGTGCGAATTTTGCCTTTTTTGTGCGTGAAATCACATAA
- a CDS encoding capsule assembly Wzi family protein → MKIPLSKPLALWVATLLSMPAFAASPVVGPENVRNLRLLENSPMLFDLHRVTTGENRQFFAYPHRDTSFRKNFVASEKNALLYFDNENGPSISGHGSFEKSQPRMALAMSLVGGMDYRGGEALGDTIWPGIDGGIYLRGYADSIDFVLDARIYDEGHSASSPKSFDGEFLEYQKEENNSGLEYTSYARYRTHIALNYDWLRLDFGRDVMHWGPGYYNNLSLNQFALPYNMLSLDMQFGPLRVLSFYGDLRIFSSMSSSNIDNTRNIFGHRYELAVGNATFGISELQIQYDNLKPWLFIPTVPLFMEKGNYSEDSNNGSLSFDFNYRLFNSLRLYTEFFLDDMESPVSLVKNDNIEAKWAWMAGMHGAHDFKIKSHLLESGFIAEYARVEPYVYSHFYENTAQMAHLGRPLGSQAGPNSQTVDFTAYGRLDHHVFASLRNTWFWKGTDHGSMVNDTTPRRDHMKIHKHFLRGAKMEYSLTPSVSYEGQYVFFLGEITLFNDEKVYLRTGFKW, encoded by the coding sequence ATGAAAATACCACTGTCTAAGCCGCTTGCCCTTTGGGTGGCAACCCTGCTTTCTATGCCGGCCTTCGCTGCATCGCCGGTGGTAGGCCCCGAGAACGTTCGCAACTTGCGCCTGTTGGAAAATTCTCCGATGCTGTTTGATTTGCATCGTGTGACAACAGGGGAGAATCGTCAGTTCTTTGCTTACCCGCATCGCGATACATCTTTCCGCAAGAACTTTGTGGCTAGCGAAAAAAATGCGCTGCTGTATTTTGATAACGAAAACGGTCCTTCGATTTCGGGGCATGGTTCTTTTGAAAAATCACAACCCCGCATGGCTTTGGCGATGTCGCTGGTGGGTGGTATGGACTATCGCGGTGGCGAAGCACTTGGCGATACGATTTGGCCGGGGATCGATGGTGGCATTTACTTGCGCGGTTATGCGGATTCCATTGACTTCGTGCTGGACGCCCGCATTTACGACGAAGGTCATTCTGCCAGTTCCCCGAAGTCTTTTGACGGTGAATTTTTGGAATACCAGAAAGAAGAAAACAATTCGGGTCTGGAATATACGAGTTACGCCCGCTACCGTACACACATCGCCCTGAACTACGATTGGCTGCGCCTGGACTTTGGCCGCGACGTGATGCACTGGGGTCCCGGTTACTACAACAACTTGAGCTTGAACCAGTTTGCGCTGCCGTACAACATGCTTTCGCTCGATATGCAGTTTGGCCCGTTGCGCGTGCTTTCGTTTTATGGTGACCTGCGAATCTTTTCGAGCATGAGCTCCAGCAATATCGACAACACCCGCAATATCTTTGGCCACCGTTACGAACTTGCCGTGGGCAATGCCACCTTCGGTATCAGCGAACTTCAGATTCAGTATGACAACTTGAAACCTTGGCTGTTCATTCCGACGGTTCCCCTGTTCATGGAAAAGGGCAACTACTCCGAAGACAGCAACAACGGCTCTCTTTCTTTTGACTTCAACTACCGCTTGTTCAATTCACTCCGCCTTTATACGGAATTTTTCCTGGATGATATGGAAAGCCCGGTGAGCCTCGTGAAAAACGACAACATCGAAGCCAAGTGGGCGTGGATGGCGGGTATGCATGGCGCCCATGATTTCAAGATCAAGTCGCATCTGCTGGAATCGGGCTTTATTGCAGAATACGCCCGTGTAGAACCTTATGTGTATTCCCACTTCTACGAGAATACGGCGCAGATGGCTCACTTAGGTCGCCCCCTGGGTAGCCAGGCCGGCCCCAACAGCCAGACCGTTGACTTCACTGCGTATGGCCGCCTGGATCATCACGTTTTTGCCTCCCTGCGTAACACCTGGTTCTGGAAGGGAACGGATCATGGAAGCATGGTAAACGACACGACTCCGCGTCGAGATCACATGAAAATTCACAAGCATTTCTTGCGTGGCGCGAAGATGGAATACTCTCTGACGCCCTCGGTCAGCTACGAAGGGCAGTATGTGTTCTTCCTCGGCGAGATTACATTGTTCAACGACGAAAAGGTTTACCTCCGTACCGGCTTCAAGTGGTAA